A stretch of Caenorhabditis elegans chromosome IV DNA encodes these proteins:
- the srsx-14 gene encoding G-protein coupled receptors family 1 profile domain-containing protein (Predicted), translated as MISEDTYRIHRIIIYCFVLFLEVFGLFGNINLVVLTIRKKSLRTKYGCILGILATLHTLCLLYELVDMSFSVAASYYYYKIDRQTCFLVIFPYIFLYSMQTGTIWVLSVDLLITILYPIKSRNFHVPVYFVILFLLPVAYGAIFVGFGFMYLVEEALPMCNPPSALHPIVRSYWYYVMTAFSVLTVIFYVSAFALIYFKGRRENTDLRFIERKALNTLKYLILLFLMFRFITITITSIMIAIRIDQEVVEMVQNYNVLAVVVAYSQNAYICYYRSSEYRRLLSEQISKIHPKLGALLPKLSNESSSIVGQRWRNSTVSIGQTKKIKDNRH; from the exons atgatatcAGAGGACACTTATCGAATTCATCGtattattatttattgttttgttttatttttggaagtgTTTGGACTATTTGGGAATATTAATTTGGTAGTTttaacaattagaaaaaagtcgTTAAGGACTAAATATG GTTGCATTTTGGGAATTCTTGCCACATTGCACACACTTTGTCTTCTATATGAACTTGTGGATATGAGTTTCAGCGTAGCTG CTTCGTATTATTATTACAAAATTGACCGTCAAACATGCTTCCTTGTAATTTTtccatacatttttctttattcaaTGCAAACTGGTACAATATGGGTTTTATCAGTAGATTTATTGATAACAATTTTATATCCTATTAAAAGTCGGAACTTTCACGTTCCCGTGTACTTTGTGATCTTATTTTTGTTACCAGTTGCATATGGAGCTATTTTTGTAGGATTTGGATTTATGTATCTCGTTGAGGAAGCTTTGccg ATGTGCAATCCACCATCGGCTCTTCATCCAATTGTCAGATCCTATTGGTATTATGTTATGACGGCTTTCTCCGTATTAACTGTAATTTTCTATGTTTCTGCGTTTGCTCTTATCTATTTCAAGGGCCGCCGTGAGAATACAGATCTTCGATTTATTGAGAGAAAAGCCCTGAACACACTGAAATATTTGATACTTTTATTTCTAATGTTTCGATTTATCACTATTACGATTACAAGTATTATGATTGCAATTAGGATTGATCAGGAAGTTGTCGAAATGGTACAAAACTATaat gttctcGCGGTGGTCGTTGCTTATTCACAGAATGCTTATATTTGCTACTACAGAAGTTCGGAGTATCGAAGACTGCTCAGCgagcaaatttcaaagattcaTCCAAAATTGGGAGCacttttaccaaaattatcaaatgaGTCAAGTAGTATTGTAGGACAACGTTGGCGAAACTCTACTGTATCAATTGGTCAGACAAAAAAGATTAAAGACAACAGACACTAA
- the srd-12 gene encoding G_PROTEIN_RECEP_F1_2 domain-containing protein (Confirmed by transcript evidence), with the protein MFDFAVLFSCAHAIISVLGMCFNALLAYLALFQTPRVIKSYATLIVNFAITDFFACMFDFFVQQRLIPTGMTLAYVSNGFCKHWGPRTCFFGYSLMLHFLSHSLWSLLLSFSYRCYILYKPAPHRHTLVILLMIIYIPSLFQWISFIWSQDDPEEIREILHVAFPAYNLTGHVVTGTKNILCFSALYTILHMTIPITPVYVCILILRRKIISRLSYQGVNITSDTKNLHSQLLMALTYQAAIPGFYLFSIYSYAIGQFGIYNHPALEYFTFSSFLLIPFLSPLASFIFVTPYRQFIKLKLFRIVQIEPTETSNTPQNYTSIHIIG; encoded by the exons ATGTTTGATTTTGCTGTTCTCTTCTCATGTGCTCATGCCATAATTTCCGTGCTTGGAATGTGTTTCAATGCCTTGTTAGCCTACTTGGCACTGTTCCAAACTCCACGTGTCATCAAGTCATATGCCACGTTAATCGTTAACTTTGCAATAACTGATTTCTTCGCTTGTATGTTTGATTTCTTCGTTCAACAGAGATTAATCCCAACTGGAATGACTTTGGCATACGTTTCCAATGGATTCTGCAAGCATTGGGGTCCGAGAACGTGCTTTTTtgg ataCAGCCTGATGCTCCATTTCCTGTCCCATTCCCTATGGTCTCTGCTCCTTTCTTTCTCATATCGTTGTTATATTCTATACAAACCGGCTCCACACCGTCACACTCTTGTCATTCTCTTAATGATTATCTACATTCCATCCCTTTTTCAATGGATCTCCTTCATCTGGTCTCAGGACGATCCAGAAGAGATTCGAGAGATTCTCCACGTCGCATTTCCAGCTTACAATCTGACAGGACACGTTGTCACTGGAACCAAGAATATATTATGTTTCTCGGCTCTTTACACAATTCTTCACATGACTATTCCAATTACTCCAGTTTACGTCTGCATTCtgattttgagaagaaaaattatttcaagacTGAGTTATCAGGGAGTCAACATCACAAGTGACACCAAAAATTTGCACTCTCAACTTTTGATG GCTTTAACCTATCAAGCAGCAATTCCTGGATTCTACTTGTTCAGTATTTACTCATATGCCATTGGACAATTTGGAATCTACAATCATCCAGCTCTTGaatatttcacattttcctcATTTCTTCTGATTCCATTTTTATCGCCTCTTGCCTCTTTCATTTTCGTAACTCCCTATCGACAATTTATCAAGCTAAAGCTGTTTAGAATTGTTCAAATTGAACCGACGGAAACATCGAATACTCCTCAAAACTATACAAGTATTCATATTATTGGATAA
- the srd-13 gene encoding G_PROTEIN_RECEP_F1_2 domain-containing protein (Predicted) — MIDFSVVFSYAHGVIAICGMLFNALLTYLALFQTPRVIKSYATLIVNFAITDFCACLFDFFVQQRLIPSDLSLAYISNGFCHHFGPTTCYVGYSLMLHCFSHSLWSLLLSFSYRCYILYKPAPTRPVLVLIIFLIYTPSLLQFVSFLWAQDDPDEMREILTKHFPAYNLTEHTVYGTKNIICFSALFTILHMTLPITPVYICILILRRKITSRLSVNGVNITKETRNMHSQLLMALTYQAAIPGFYLFGVTSYAIGQFGIYNHPALEYFTFSSFLLIPLLSPLASFIFVTPYRRFIMHYFFKTTRVEPGESSLTRNIYTSNAYTG; from the exons ATGATTGACTTCTCAGTAGTCTTCTCCTATGCTCATGGAGTTATTGCAATATGTGGAATGCTTTTCAATGCTTTGTTAACATACTTGGCATTGTTCCAAACTCCACGTGTCATCAAGTCATACGCCACGTTGATCGTCAATTTTGCAATCACTGATTTTTGTGCCTGtctctttgattttttcgttcaaCAACGACTGATCCCATCGGATTTATCACTTGCCTACATTTCAAATGGTTTTTGCCATCATTTTGGACCAACTACGTGTTATGTCGG ctacaGTCTGATGCTTCATTGTTTTTCCCACTCCCTTTGGTCTTTGCTACTTTCCTTTTCATACCGTTGTTATATTCTTTACAAACCAGCTCCAACTCGTCCTGTTCTTGTACTTATCATATTCTTGATCTACACACCTTCTCTGTTacaatttgtttcatttctcTGGGCACAGGACGATCCAGATGAAATGCGAGAAATTCTCACTAAACATTTCCCGGCATATAATTTGACAGAGCATACTGTATatggaacaaaaaatattatttgctTCTCAGCACTTTTTACAATTCTTCATATGACTCTACCAATTACTCCGGTTTacatttgtattttaattttaaggaGGAAAATTACATCAAGATTAAGTGTCAATGGTGTTAATATCACAAAGGAGACAAGAAATATGCATTCTCAACTACTAATG gCCCTAACCTATCAAGCAGCAATACCTGGTTTCTACTTGTTCGGAGTAACATCTTATGCCATTGGGCAATTTGGAATTTACAATCATCCAGCTCTTGAATACTTTACATTTTCGTCATTTCTCTTGATTCCACTTCTTTCTCCACTAgcttcttttatttttgttactCCGTACCGGCGATTTATCATGcactactttttcaaaacgacTCGTGTTGAACCTGGAGAATCATCTTTAACACGTAATATCTATACTAGCAATGCTTATACTGGgtaa
- the srsx-15 gene encoding G-protein coupled receptors family 1 profile domain-containing protein (Predicted): MISDNTYRIQRLIIYCFVLFFQVFGLFGNINLIVLTIRKKSLQSKYGYILGVLASIHSFCLLYESINMTFATFYHYQIRRELCFYTMFPYVFAHCLQTGTVWVLSLDLLITILFPIKSRRFYTPTYLSILFFLPVIYGVISVIFGFIFLDNAVLSMCNPPSSLHTYANAIWYCIMMIFTILTVLFYSVAFVVLHYKQVHKNANVQFLERMCMRTLKYLIVLFVVFRFITSIILNLLHIIHVNREVVSFVENFNAIPAMASFSQNACICYFRSSEYRVLLREQISKISPRICRLLPKSSGEVSYLGNAIGLKPISALSKTMTVGISKRIN; encoded by the exons ATGATTTCTGATAATACTTATCGTATTCAACGTCTTATAATTTACtgtttcgttttatttttccaagtttttggaTTATTTGGAAACATCAATTTGATAGTTCTTACAATAAGAAAAAAGTCATTGCAGTCTAAATATG GTTACATATTGGGAGTTCTTGCATCAATCCATTCATTTTGCCTGCTCTATGAATCCATTAACATGACTTTTG cAACATTTTACCATTATCAAATTCGTCGTGAGTTGTGTTTTTATACAATGTTTCCCTATGTTTTTGCACATTGTTTACAAACTGGAACTGTTTGGGTACTATCATTAGATTTATTAATTActattttatttccaattaaaaGCCGTAGATTTTATACACCAACTTATTtgtctattttattttttcttccgGTTATTTATGGTGTTATTTCCGTTATATTTggatttatatttttggataATGCAGTTCTTTCA ATGTGCAATCCACCCTCATCCCTTCATACATATGCAAATGCTATTTGGTATTGTATTATGATGATCTTCACAATTTTGACAGTTTTATTCTATTCTGTAGCATTTGTAGTTCTACATTATAAGCAAGtacataaaaatgcaaatgtaCAATTCCTTGAAAGAATGTGTATGAGAACACTTAAATATCTTATTGTACTTTTCGTGGTTTTTCGGTTCATTACAAGTATTATTCTTAATCTACTGCATATCATACACGTCAACAGAGAAGTTGTTTCTTTCGTGGAAAACTTTAat GCGATTCCCGCAATGGcttcattttcacaaaatgcCTGCATTTGCTATTTTCGAAGTTCAGAATATCGAGTGTTGCTCCGcgagcaaatttcaaaaatatctccGCGAATCTGTCGATTGTTGCCAAAATCATCAGGAGAAGTTAGCTATCTTGGGAATGCAATTGGCCTGAAACCAATAAGTGCACTGAGCAAAACTATGACTGTTGGAATTTCCAAGCGaataaattaa
- the ttbk-8.2 gene encoding non-specific serine/threonine protein kinase (Confirmed by transcript evidence) — MAQELIQLNPGQQVERWSIEKKLGEGGFGAVYRVFDATGKYAMKVEGANEQIQVLKLEVSVLNELSKRGNRHFCKIEDKGRFGNFNYVVMTLVGKSLQDLNKAGVGGHMSMGCSIGIGIQSLEALEDLHNIGYLHRDVKPGNYTIGRPELNEIRKVYILDFGMCRKFTGNDGTIRKPRQAAGFRGTVKYAPISCHLQRELCRKDDLETWMYMQVELSHGTIPWQHISDMNQVGQAKQAIRNNLGTLFPPPCPQQFQDIMRMVDAMKYYDAPNYQAIYGMMRQAYGACGSNENAPYDWENGGPAAYLLH, encoded by the exons ATGGCCCAAGAGCTCATTCAGCTTAATCCCGGACAACAG GTCGAGAGATGGAGCATCGAGAAGAAGTTGGGAGAAGGAGGATTCGGTGCGGTGTACCGTGTATTCGACGCAACCGGCAAATACGCGATGAAAGTGGAAGGAGCCAATGAGCAGATCCAG GTGTTGAAACTGGAAGTTTCTGTGCTCAACGAGCTCTCAAAGCGTGGAAATCGTCATTTCTGTAAGATCGAGGACAAGGGACGCTTTGGAAACTTCAACTACGTCGTAATGACACTTGTCGGAAAATCGCTTCAAGATTTGAATAAAGCTGGGGTCGGTGGGCACATGTCGATGGGTTGCTCGATTGGAATCGGCATTCAATCGTTGGAGGCACTCGAGGATCTTCATAACATTGGATACCTTCATCGTGACGTCAAACCCGGAAATTACACGATTGGACGTCCCGAGTTGAACGAGATTCGCAAGGTCTacattttggattttggaatGTGCAGAAAGTTTACTGGGAATGATGGAACCATTAGAAAGCCACGCCAAGCTGCTGGTTTTCGTGGAACTGTCAAGTACGCTCCAATCAGTTGCCATCTTCAGAGAGAACTTTGCCG CAAGGACGACTTGGAGACCTGGATGTACATGCAGGTTGAACTGTCGCACGGAACAATTCCATGGCAACATATCTCTGACATGAACCAAGTTGGTCAGGCCAAACAAGCGATCCGTAACAACCTTGGGACCCTGTTCCCACCGCCATGCCCACAACAATTCCAGGATATTATGCGTATGGTTGATGCAATGAAATACTATGATGCACCCAACTATCAAGCAATATACGGAATGATGCGTCAAGCTTATGGTGCTTGCGGATCCAACGAGAATGCTCCGTACGATTGGGAAAATGGAGGACCAGCTGCTTACTTGCTCCACTAG
- the C39H7.4 gene encoding MARVEL domain-containing protein (Confirmed by transcript evidence), translating to MTERSRQAQSVASAQPIRIPRIAIAPPSATLSGAHYLSPHASTLPRSNDVLTSPTYITDHLPSRRLSEIDSPMYLPNLLSSTADRPLRNYAPISGYSTTPLRIRTDVSALPRFVDTSTDYGNIGRDYSRDYVRERPITSENPRDDFIRLSEYPATSAVIGLQPPRLITPVLDADESKSMNQLVPETTADVDRLALYNNSSLGYQRLCFLLSRYPAIAMTIIATWMLWGRGLGLSSVKSNENVCYIVSFVAGAFILSSQVVLTTAHGNSYKKEKILANLYHFSNTVAILISITVIVFAAISFQDVNKVNHKTDTCTWMSAPLNLGGIPEFYCFTPQERQTFLSILIGASGLVIILYIFSGIYGCVGQSLMKKKRQDEFKQYAEAHDNAAFRF from the exons ATGACTGAAAGAAGCCGACAAGCTCAGTCTGTAGCTTCGGCTCAACCAATTCGTATTCCAAGAATTGCAATTGCTCCACCATCAGCGACTCTCAGTGGAGCGCATTATTTATCTC CCCACGCTTCAACCTTGCCTCGAAGCAATGATGTTCTCACTTCTCCAACATACATCACGGATCATCTACCATCTCGCCGACTATCAGAAATTGATAGTCCAATGTATCTTCCAAATCTTCTATCATCCACAGCTGACAGACCTTTACGGAATTATGCTCCAATATCTGGATATTCAACAACGCCTCTAAGAATCCGAACTGATGTATCAGCTCTTCCAAGATTCGTAGATACTAGCACTGATTATGGAAATATTGGAAGAGATTACTCAAGAGATTATGTTCGTGAAAGACCAATTACATCGGAAAATCCACGAGATGATTTTATCCGACTCTCAGAGTATCCTGCAACTTCTGCAGTAATTGGACTTCAACCTCCAAGACTCATAACTCCAGTTCTGGATGCTGATGAAAGTAAATCCATGAATCAACTTGTCCCAGAAACCACAGCTGATGTGGATCGTCTTGCACTTTACAACAATTCATCTCTCGGATATCAACGACTTTGCTTCCTTCTTTCAAGATATCCAGCAATTGCGATGACTATAATTGCCACGTGGATGTTGTGGGGACGTGGATTGGGATTGTCGTCTGTGAaatcaaatgaaaatgtttgttatATTGTGTCATTTGTTGCTGGAGCATTCATTCTTTCGAGTCAAGTCGTGCTGACAACTGCACACGGGAATTCTTACAAGAAAGAGAAAATtcta GCAAATCTATATCACTTTTCCAACACCGTTGCCATTCTGATTTCTATCACAGTCATTGTTTTTGCAGCGATTTCGTTTCAGGATGTCAATAAAGTCAA ccataaAACTGACACCTGTACATGGATGAGTGCTCCATTAAATCTGGGAGGAATCCCagaattttactgtttcactcCACAAGAGAGACAAACATTCTTGTCGATTTTGATTGGAGCATCTGGGCTTGTCattattttatacattttcagtGGAATTTATGGATGTGTTG gtcaATCTCTGATGAAAAAGAAACGACAGGACGAGTTCAAACAGTACGCTGAAGCGCACGACAACGCCGCCTTCAGATTCTAA
- the srsx-16 gene encoding G-protein coupled receptors family 1 profile domain-containing protein (Confirmed by transcript evidence), giving the protein MTSEDNYKMHRIIIYSIVFIFEILGLFGNINLIAVILRNKVLRSNFGLIMLCLAFFHTVCLFFELINMGFGILATFYSYRIFRSICFHTTFPVILAHCLQTGTICILSLDLFLAIVIPFKYRHFRMSFYLPMLLFLPLAYAVGIVVAAKILLDDAEISMCNPPSSMVPSVRQRWYEIMLIFSFLTVILYSGAFGLLSVKMRRNSSDIRLIEKKALRTLKVLIVIFLFTRFFSTGLATLVTSLGIDPEYSALVHNYNVIPAMAAYSQNTYVCFFRSEEYRRLLTEQFSIYFPCMKIVLPVKITERSTSIKRGPTIVVKI; this is encoded by the exons ATGACTTCAGAAGACAATTATAAAATGCATcgaattattatttattcaattgtttttatttttgaaattctcggATTGTTTGGAAATATCAATTTGATTGCCGTGATTTTAAGAAATAAAGTATTGAGGTCCAATTTTG GTCTCATTATGCTCTGCCTTGCATTTTTCCACACTgtctgtttattttttgagctaaTCAATATGGGATTTGGAATTcttg ccacATTCTACTCATATCGAATATTTCGAAGTATCTGCTTCCACACCACATTTCCAGTAATTCTGGCACATTGTCTACAAACTGGAACTATTTGCATTTTATCACTTGATCTATTTTTGGCAATAGTTATTCCATTCAAATATCGACATTTTCGAATGAGTTTTTACCTGCCAATGTTACTTTTTCTGCCGCTTGCTTATGCAGTGGGGATAGTTGTGGCAGCGAAAATATTATTGGACGACGCGGAAATATCG ATGTGTAATCCTCCCTCTTCAATGGTTCCGTCAGTTCGACAACGTTGGTACGAGATTATGCTTATATTTTCATTCCTTACAGTTATTCTCTATTCGGGTGCATTTGGTTTATTATCGGTGAAGA tgCGTCGAAACTCATCAGACATCCGTCTAATCGAGAAGAAAGCTCTTCGAACATTAAAAGTTCTAATTGTAATCTTCCTTTTTACTCGATTCTTCTCAACTGGCCTTGCAACATTAGTAACAAGTCTCGGAATAGACCCGGAATATTCTGCACTTGTTCATAATTATAAT gTGATTCCAGCAATGGCTGCATATTCACAAAATACGTATGTATGTTTCTTCCGTAGTGAGGAATATCGTAGATTGCTCACGGAgcagttttcaatttattttccatgTATGAAGATTGTACTTCCAGTCAAGATAACGGAGAGGAGTACCAGTATTAAAAGAGGCCCAACTAttgttgttaaaatttaa